In the genome of Bryobacteraceae bacterium, one region contains:
- a CDS encoding tetratricopeptide repeat protein, translating into MPDRRGQGKGAALAALALAACGGPAALAPLPNIDTAKVSAAARRSIATAHDAAVASPENGGASGRLGMVLFAYRYAEPALVCFERARVLEPDNAGWHHYAGIVQLRLKQYPLAAERFRRALALDPGNMAAHVLLGEAYHGEREFEEARAEFAAALDADPKSARAAYGLGAALAALGKAGEARAYLERALDLVPGYSRARFALADIQRKAGDTAKAAALLDGYNVGRAAARRAIEPPLSDPLMTAVLALNQGPRQRRANAAARAAAGRLDDAIRLLEQGTREDPDQVVFRADLALFRAMAGDLDGAEADYRRAAAVDPDLPPVLVAKGEIDARHGRYAEAFAAFEDAAAQSDVNIPALLRSAEMLVALGRPAEARARWRTILAANPDVPPANARLGLSLAASGRRADALPYLEMASRSKSADLPRVLYELGLAYREAGRTAEAQTHFRYARLEGEIRGQPDVARLAAAHLSP; encoded by the coding sequence ATGCCGGATAGGAGAGGTCAAGGAAAGGGCGCGGCGCTGGCGGCGCTGGCGCTCGCCGCGTGCGGCGGTCCAGCCGCGCTTGCCCCGCTTCCGAATATCGACACGGCGAAGGTCTCCGCCGCCGCGCGCCGGTCGATCGCGACGGCGCATGACGCCGCTGTCGCCTCGCCCGAAAACGGCGGCGCGTCCGGCCGCCTCGGCATGGTGCTGTTCGCCTACCGGTATGCTGAGCCCGCACTGGTCTGCTTCGAGCGGGCTCGCGTCCTGGAACCGGACAACGCCGGCTGGCATCACTACGCCGGCATCGTTCAACTCAGGCTGAAGCAGTACCCCCTCGCCGCCGAGCGCTTCCGCCGCGCCCTGGCTCTCGACCCGGGCAACATGGCCGCGCATGTCCTCCTCGGCGAGGCCTACCACGGCGAGCGCGAATTCGAAGAGGCTCGCGCCGAGTTCGCCGCCGCGCTCGACGCCGATCCCAAATCCGCCCGCGCCGCCTATGGCCTCGGCGCCGCGCTCGCCGCCCTCGGCAAGGCCGGCGAGGCGCGCGCCTACCTCGAACGGGCGCTTGACCTCGTTCCCGGCTACAGCCGGGCGCGGTTCGCGCTCGCCGACATCCAACGCAAGGCCGGCGACACCGCGAAGGCGGCTGCTCTGCTCGACGGCTACAACGTGGGGCGCGCCGCCGCGCGCCGCGCGATCGAACCTCCGCTCTCTGACCCGCTCATGACGGCCGTCCTCGCGCTGAATCAGGGCCCTCGCCAACGCCGCGCCAATGCCGCCGCCCGCGCCGCCGCGGGCCGTCTGGACGACGCCATCCGCCTGCTGGAGCAGGGCACGCGCGAAGACCCGGATCAGGTGGTGTTTCGCGCCGACCTCGCGCTGTTCCGCGCCATGGCCGGCGACCTCGACGGCGCCGAAGCCGACTACCGGCGAGCCGCCGCCGTCGATCCCGATCTGCCCCCCGTTCTGGTCGCCAAGGGCGAAATCGATGCTCGCCACGGCCGCTACGCCGAGGCGTTCGCCGCCTTCGAGGACGCCGCCGCCCAAAGCGACGTGAACATCCCGGCGCTTCTCCGTTCCGCCGAAATGTTGGTCGCGCTCGGCAGGCCCGCCGAGGCGCGAGCGCGATGGCGCACTATCCTCGCCGCCAACCCCGACGTTCCTCCCGCCAACGCCAGACTCGGCCTCTCCCTCGCCGCCTCCGGCCGCCGCGCCGACGCACTTCCCTATCTCGAAATGGCAAGCAGGAGTAAGAGCGCCGACCTCCCGCGCGTCCTCTACGAACTCGGACTCGCCTATCGCGAAGCCGGCAGGACAGCGGAAGCGCAAACCCACTTCCGCTACGCGCGCCTGGAAGGGGAGATCCGTGGCCAACCTGACGTCGCACGCCTTGCCGCCGCGCACCTCTCGCCGTAA
- a CDS encoding PEP-CTERM sorting domain-containing protein (PEP-CTERM proteins occur, often in large numbers, in the proteomes of bacteria that also encode an exosortase, a predicted intramembrane cysteine proteinase. The presence of a PEP-CTERM domain at a protein's C-terminus predicts cleavage within the sorting domain, followed by covalent anchoring to some some component of the (usually Gram-negative) cell surface. Many PEP-CTERM proteins exhibit an unusual sequence composition that includes large numbers of potential glycosylation sites. Expression of one such protein has been shown restore the ability of a bacterium to form floc, a type of biofilm.) has protein sequence MLNFARKDGGVRLDTRLASYGAMAVAAALGGATPARAAVIVHDIPDITLGFGDFVSFNVQTGATSQTNSSLGQFLLSVFSSSFFSSSFFEAVFLTPWNSGDGIASAGNSYAQRLIAGQTVDGNLAFSSTSQYLFLRSLTTAGSFGAGQWGNPGGFRRGFAGLRFFLNGAEHFGWADITVDDTSNLSATLHCFAYESTPNTAIRTSADCSAPQGNVPEPSSAALLALGAAGMTAYRRRRKAA, from the coding sequence TGGCGTCTTACGGCGCCATGGCCGTAGCGGCTGCGCTGGGCGGCGCAACGCCCGCCCGGGCAGCGGTAATCGTTCATGACATCCCGGACATCACACTCGGGTTCGGGGACTTCGTTTCGTTCAATGTGCAGACAGGCGCGACGTCGCAGACGAACTCTTCGCTCGGCCAGTTCCTGCTCTCGGTATTTTCGTCGTCGTTTTTTTCATCGTCGTTTTTTGAGGCAGTCTTCTTGACTCCCTGGAATTCAGGCGATGGCATCGCAAGCGCCGGGAACTCTTACGCACAAAGGCTGATTGCCGGACAGACCGTCGACGGGAATCTCGCATTCTCCTCGACCTCTCAGTACCTCTTCCTGCGCAGTCTCACCACAGCCGGCAGCTTTGGAGCCGGTCAGTGGGGGAACCCGGGCGGCTTCCGCCGCGGCTTCGCAGGCCTCCGGTTCTTCCTCAACGGAGCGGAGCACTTCGGCTGGGCCGACATCACCGTCGACGACACCAGCAACTTGAGCGCGACGCTGCACTGCTTCGCCTATGAATCGACGCCCAACACGGCTATCCGGACCTCAGCCGACTGCTCCGCTCCGCAAGGCAACGTCCCAGAGCCGTCCTCCGCGGCGCTGCTCGCGCTGGGCGCGGCAGGCATGACCGCCTATCGCCGCCGCCGCAAAGCCGCCTGA
- a CDS encoding VCBS repeat-containing protein, with protein sequence MMLASCSSQPGAAPSRPRFQEVSAETGLRFHHFGGVAGQYYIPEIMGSGAALFDFDGDGDLDVYAVQGWFIGPERPLTEAVIRPPDGWTPGNRLFRNELIPTGQLRFTDVTSASGTGHRAQGMGVAAGDIDGDGDLDLYVTNFGPNVLFRNDGGGRFTDITAEAGVASGGVSTSVLFFDFDRDGDLDLFHNRYVDVSLTNRPKCQSPAGAPDFCGPQVYRPEPDALYENLGGGRFRDVSEKAGIAARPGPGLGVTAADLDGDGWTDLYVANDGAANFVWINQRDGTFREKALEIGAAYAETGLPRAGMGVSAADMDGDGRPDVIVTNLTNEGSTLFGHGGEAGFFDTSAKTGLAQSTAPYTGFGVGWFDYDNDGWLDLFMANGAVRNPTGRAGKFPYEQRNLLLRNVAAEGGGRSMRDVSGEAGAALEFDEVSRGAVFGDIDNDGDVDVLVTNNNGPLRLLQNGAAEDGRPGWVIRVDRGKGSGYGTCLELEGGMRRCSQPGYGYLASNDPRIHLGGKRPGKAVAHWPDGSSNPVEFEGAGPVVTIRRGTQ encoded by the coding sequence ATGATGCTGGCGTCCTGTTCGAGCCAGCCAGGCGCGGCGCCGTCCCGCCCGCGTTTCCAGGAGGTTTCCGCGGAGACAGGCCTGCGCTTCCACCATTTCGGCGGCGTCGCCGGCCAGTACTACATACCCGAGATCATGGGCAGCGGAGCCGCGCTCTTCGACTTCGACGGTGACGGCGACCTCGACGTCTACGCCGTCCAGGGATGGTTTATCGGGCCGGAGCGGCCGCTGACCGAAGCTGTCATCCGGCCGCCGGATGGCTGGACGCCGGGGAACCGGCTGTTTCGGAATGAGCTGATCCCGACGGGCCAGTTGCGCTTCACCGACGTTACGTCCGCTTCCGGCACGGGGCATCGGGCGCAGGGCATGGGCGTGGCAGCGGGCGACATCGACGGCGATGGAGACCTGGATCTGTATGTGACCAATTTCGGACCCAACGTGCTTTTTCGCAACGACGGGGGAGGGCGGTTCACCGACATCACGGCCGAGGCGGGCGTCGCCAGCGGCGGGGTTTCGACGAGCGTGCTCTTTTTCGATTTCGACCGCGACGGCGACCTCGATCTCTTCCACAACCGCTATGTGGACGTAAGCCTCACCAACCGGCCAAAGTGCCAGTCGCCTGCGGGCGCACCGGATTTTTGCGGTCCGCAGGTGTATCGGCCGGAGCCGGACGCGCTCTACGAGAACCTGGGTGGCGGGCGGTTCCGGGACGTGAGCGAGAAGGCTGGCATCGCGGCTCGGCCTGGGCCGGGGCTGGGCGTGACGGCAGCCGATCTCGACGGCGACGGCTGGACCGATCTATATGTCGCCAACGACGGGGCAGCCAACTTCGTGTGGATCAACCAGCGGGACGGTACGTTCCGTGAGAAAGCGCTCGAGATCGGAGCCGCCTATGCCGAGACCGGTCTGCCGCGGGCGGGCATGGGGGTTTCAGCGGCGGATATGGACGGAGACGGGCGTCCGGACGTGATCGTGACGAACCTCACCAACGAGGGAAGCACGTTGTTCGGCCACGGCGGCGAGGCGGGGTTCTTCGACACCTCGGCGAAAACGGGGCTGGCGCAATCGACGGCGCCGTACACGGGGTTCGGCGTCGGCTGGTTCGACTATGACAACGATGGCTGGCTCGATCTATTCATGGCCAACGGCGCGGTGCGGAATCCGACGGGGCGGGCGGGCAAGTTCCCCTACGAGCAAAGGAACCTGCTGCTGCGGAACGTCGCCGCTGAGGGTGGCGGCCGCTCGATGCGGGATGTGAGCGGGGAGGCGGGCGCGGCGCTGGAATTCGACGAGGTGAGCCGCGGGGCGGTGTTCGGCGACATCGACAACGACGGAGATGTGGACGTCCTGGTGACGAACAACAACGGTCCGCTGCGCCTGCTCCAGAACGGCGCGGCGGAGGACGGACGGCCGGGATGGGTGATCCGGGTCGACCGGGGGAAAGGGTCCGGATACGGGACGTGCCTCGAGTTGGAGGGCGGCATGCGCCGTTGTTCGCAGCCGGGGTACGGCTACCTGGCGTCTAACGATCCGCGGATTCACCTAGGCGGGAAGCGGCCGGGGAAAGCGGTGGCGCATTGGCCCGACGGATCGAGCAACCCGGTGGAATTCGAGGGCGCGGGACCAGTGGTGACCATCCGTAGGGGCACGCAATGA
- a CDS encoding PEP-CTERM sorting domain-containing protein (PEP-CTERM proteins occur, often in large numbers, in the proteomes of bacteria that also encode an exosortase, a predicted intramembrane cysteine proteinase. The presence of a PEP-CTERM domain at a protein's C-terminus predicts cleavage within the sorting domain, followed by covalent anchoring to some some component of the (usually Gram-negative) cell surface. Many PEP-CTERM proteins exhibit an unusual sequence composition that includes large numbers of potential glycosylation sites. Expression of one such protein has been shown restore the ability of a bacterium to form floc, a type of biofilm.), translating to MTNFTRKDGGVRLETRLARYGALAVAAAVGGSAPAEAAAITHDIPDITLNFGEFVSFNVITGATSQTNSSFGQFLLSVFSSSFFSTQSVFILPWNQGDLIAGDGHVAFRQGAGQTIPGTLGFVSNSSGFNSLELFFRSSTTTTHGEWANPGGTQRGFAALRFTFAGNEHFGWADISVSDVASLSATLHCFGYESTPGASVTTPQSCADAPASGVPEPSSAALLALGAAGMTLYRRRRKAA from the coding sequence ATGACCAATTTCACGCGTAAGGACGGCGGAGTGCGTCTCGAAACCCGCCTTGCCCGATACGGCGCACTAGCCGTAGCCGCTGCTGTCGGTGGCTCCGCTCCGGCCGAGGCCGCCGCCATCACCCACGACATCCCCGACATCACACTGAATTTCGGCGAGTTCGTCTCGTTCAACGTCATCACCGGCGCCACTTCGCAGACGAATTCCTCCTTTGGCCAATTCCTGCTCTCGGTGTTCTCGTCGTCGTTTTTCTCAACGCAGTCGGTGTTTATTCTGCCCTGGAACCAGGGCGACCTGATTGCCGGCGACGGGCACGTCGCGTTCCGGCAGGGTGCTGGACAAACGATTCCGGGGACGCTTGGGTTCGTTTCGAACTCTTCCGGCTTCAACTCCCTGGAGCTGTTCTTCCGCAGCTCGACCACCACCACTCATGGCGAATGGGCCAACCCCGGCGGAACTCAACGCGGATTTGCCGCGCTGCGGTTCACGTTCGCTGGCAATGAGCACTTCGGGTGGGCCGACATCTCGGTCTCCGACGTCGCCAGTTTGTCGGCGACCCTGCACTGTTTCGGCTACGAGTCCACTCCCGGCGCCTCGGTCACTACGCCGCAGTCTTGCGCCGACGCCCCGGCCTCAGGCGTTCCCGAGCCCTCTTCCGCGGCTCTGCTCGCCCTCGGCGCCGCCGGCATGACCCTCTATCGCCGCCGCCGCAAAGCCGCCTGA